Within the Sporocytophaga myxococcoides DSM 11118 genome, the region CTGAAATCAGTTCTGAAGATTATAAAGCGAATAATCAATGGTTGGTTATGTTCTGGTGGCCAAAAGATTTCACCTTTGTTTGTCCTACAGAAATAGCTGAATTTAATAAAAGGGCCCAGGATTTTGCTGATCGTGATGCTATATTAATAGGAGCCTCAACAGATTCAGAATTTGTTCACCATGCCTGGAGAAACAATCATAACGATTTAAGAGATCTAAAATTCCCTATGCTTGCGGATACTAATAGATCGCTTGCGGAAGAACTGGGAATATTGGAAGCTGAAGAAAAAGTGGCATACAGAGCAACATATATAGTAGATCCGACCGGGATTGTAAGATGGGTAAGCCTTAATGACCTTAGTGTAGGAAGAAATGTAAATGAAGTATTAAGAGTGCTTGATGCATTGCAGACAGATGAACTTTGTCCTTGCAACTGGACTAAAGGAGAAGCTACTCTTGCGGTATAACTAAAACAATTTCAAAATGACAACTATAACTTCAGATACATTGACAACACTTCTAAGAGAAGTTGGCGTTGAATCCCTCAATAGTGGGATATTAACAAACATTGGAGAAAAATATCCGAAATATCTTAAAGATTTAAGGATAAATGTCAGTAATGGATTTAACTCACCAAACCTATCAAAAAAAGAGTCTTACCTGATCGCATATGGTGTAGCTATCAACGAAAAAAACCAGGCCCTTATCAAAGGTCTTGAATCAAGGAGTAAAGAAGAAGGTGCTTCTGAAGAAGAAATTGCAGAGATTGCATCATGCGTATCATTACTGAATGCCAACAATGTTTACTACCGTTTCAGACATTTTACTCAGAAAGATTTCTATACTCAGACCCCTGCAGGAATAAAAATGAGTATTATGACTTCTCCTGTTACAGGTAAAGAATTTTTCGAACTTGTCAGCCTCGTGATTAGTGCCCTGAATGGCTGTGAGATGTGTGTCAATGCTCACGAAGAATCATTATTAAAACTCAACTCCTCCCAATCCAGAATCCTCGATTCTATCAGGTTAGGAGCTGTATTAAAAAGTCTTGCGTCTGTTCTTTAATGTGTTTTGTGGAGACAGGTTCTGCATAGTACCTGTCTCTTTTTTCTATTGATTCATTTTTTTCAACCTAATATAAAATCCACAACAAAAAAGGTTAGGTCGAGTTGGGACTTTTGAACTCTATCCAATATGAAACCAACCACATCTTCAGAAAAAATTAAAACCAATTCCCCTATTACTATTCATAGTCCTCTGTCTTCACCGGCAGATCTGGACCCTCTGATAAATTTAATTGGAGACTCAAAATATGTTTTGCTTGGTGAGGCTTCACATGGAACACATGAGTATTATATCTGGAGGACTGTAATAAGCAAAAGACTTATTGAGGAAAAAGGCTTTTCTTTTATTGCTGTCGAAGGAGATTGGCCTGATTGTTACCAAGTGAACAGATTTGTTAAAAACTATCCGGATACTCCCACTAAGGTTACAGATTTATTAAAGAAATTTAACCGCTGGCCAACCTGGATGTGGTCTAATTGGGAAATTGCCGCCCTCGCAGAATGGTTAAAAAATCATAATCTACACTTAGAAGACCAACATAAAGCAGGATTCTATGGACTCGATGTATACAGCCTTTATGAATCTCTTGACAATATGCTCAAATACCTTTCAACAGAAGATCCTGAAGCAGCAGAATATGTAAAATCAGCCATTCATTGCTTTGAACCTTTTCATGGTGATGATCATAAACATCCTGGAAACATTTCAAAAATATGCAAAGAAAAAGTAAAGGCATTATTACTTCAAATAAAAAACAAATTACCCGGTTACGACAAAGATAGAGAGGCTCCCTTGAATACAGAGCAGAATGCCTATGTAGCCCTTAATGCTGAAAGATATTATAGTGAAATGCTTTCATTTGGATCCAGCTCCTGGAACATTCGAGATATACATATGGCCGATACCCTGGAACGTTTAATGAAATTTCATGGTGAAAATGCAAAGGCTATCATTTGGGAACACAATACTCATATAGGAGATGCCCGCGCAACTGATATGAAGGATGATGGATTATTAAACATTGGACAAATTTTGCGAGAAAAACACCAATCTGATGGGGTTGTGTTGGTGGGTTTGGGTTCATATAAAGGAACAGTTATTGCAGGATCTAAATGGGGAGCTCCGATGAAGGTTATGGAGGTGCCAGAAGCCAAAGCAGATAGTATTGAAGCAATCCTCCATAATGAATCTGCCAGTAACCGATTAATTATTTCGAAAAAACAAAAAGGTGTTTATAGAAAATCGATTCCACATAGAGCTATTGGGGTTGTATACAATCCTGAAAGAGAATTTTGGGGAAATTATGTTCCTTCAATAATGGCGGAACGATATGATGCTTTTTTGTTTTTTGATGAGACGAAAGCCCTGCACCCATTATACATAACACCCAACAAATCTGAGATGCCAGAGACCTACCCCTTCGGATTATAGAAACTTTAAAAAAATTGTAAGGGTTAAAAATATAGAAACTGTAAAGAATTAAGGTTTCTATGTACAATTAGATCTTCCGATAGTACTCTTCGTTGGATCATAAATTTAAACCAATACATATGAATAATTTTGTGATATTATGTAGATTTCGAAGCCCTGAGTCGGGAAATTTGTTTTTAGATTCTCTAAAAAAAATATTTCCCAAGCATCTGATCTACAACTTTGGAGGAATCGAATATTTTCTACTTGCTTCAAAAATGATTGCGGAAGTTCAGGATAAAGTCAATGACATATTTGATATTCTTGACATTCGTGATGATGATTATGTAGCAATATATTATAGCCGGGAAGAAGAACCTGATGACATCAAAAGACTTATGATGCTAGGGCATGCAGAATTAATTGATGAAGATTTGAAAAATGGAGGAACAGTTCTTGCCAGAACCTTAACTGAACTACTGGATTACGATTTTAGTAAAGAAAAAGCAGAACTTTGATTAAGAACAGACAGATAGAAAATTGATAGGGAGGTAATATTACAGATAACCTCCCTGTTAATTTATTCAATCTCTTTGCAACAACCGGGAAGTTTTTCATGAGCAGCTGCACTCATGGGAACAAGCTTGGTACCATGGCCAACATTTGCTATAGCTTTGTGTATTTCCAATTCGGAAATCATAGTTGAATCATAAGTAACAGATAATTGATGGCTTTCAAGATTAAAATCTGCACTTTCTACACCTGTGAGATGAGTTGTTGCGGCTTCAATCCTCTCCTCACACATTTCGCAATTTGCCCTTACATAAAATTCAGCAGTTTTTTGCTGATTTTCAGATTGACATCCCCAAACTAAAACTATTATAATAGCGGTTAAAAAATGCTTTTCAAAACCAGAATACATAAATATCTATTTATTGACTAACTATTAGAAAACGTTTTCACAAAGTTAATCAATATTTTTTGAAAGTAGATTCTTGAGTTTCGCTTCCGTAAGGGGTTTATTTATGTATTCAAAATCACCGAGATTTTTTACTTTATCAACGTCTTTCTGATTGGAGGAAGTGGTTAATATCGCAACTTTGACATTATCCTTATTATTGAAATCCATTTTATTGAAAATGGAAAGGAACTCTATGCCATCCATAACGGGCATATTGATGTCTAAAAGGATAAGTTCAGGGCAAGTCCTATCTGCAGAATTACAGTTATCCTTGATATAATCAATACCTTCTTCACCATTAAGAGCTACTTCTATCTTTGGGTTTTCCAAATGTTTTGAAATAAGCCTTTTGTTAATGAAATTCGTGATATTGTCATCATCTACTAAAAGAATTGAATTTAATCCCATTCATTAAAGCTTTTATTGACTTCTAAATTTTAACAAAGAAAAAGTCATGAATGTTTGCTCCTGCATCAAATGATCTATAAATCAAGCAAAAACAAAAAAACTGAGGATTAAAATTGAATAAAGAACAAAAAAAAAGTCCCTCATATTTGAAGGACTTTTATATTCATATTGAAGAATTCTTACTTAACTTTTTGAAGAATTGCTTTAAAAGCAGCAGGATCGTTCAATGCTAAATCTGCAAGAACTTTTCTATTGATTTTAGATCCTGAAGCATTCAGTTTACCCATGAATTTTGAGTAAGAAAGGCCCTGCTCTCTTGCAGCTGCATTTATTCTCATAATCCAAAGACTTCTGAAATGTCTCTTCTTCTGTTTTCTGCCGATATAAGCATAAACAAGACCTTTTTCAACTGCGTTTTTTGCTACAGTGTGAACATTTTTTCTTCTGCCGAAATAACCTTTCGCAGCTTTTAATACTTTTTTTCTTCTTTCGCGGGAAGCAACCGATGGTACCGACCTTGGCATAATTAATTTGTTTTTTGGATTTTGGTGACCCTTCCGGGTACTTTATACCGTATCCTGGTTTAACATTGATTTAACCTAATCACAAATCAGAACTGATTTGTAATTATAGCTGAAGCATTGCTTTTACGTTGTTCATATCAGCGTTGCTTACAAGAGTAGCATGAGTAAGCCCTCTTTTTCTCTTAGTAGATTTTTTGGTTAGGATATGGCTTTTAAAAGCGTGTTTTCTTTTAATTTTACCAGTTCCAGTAACCTTAAATCTCTTTTTTGCACCAGATTTAACTTTTACTTTCGGCATTTTTATGTTTACTTTTAAATTAAAGCTTATTTTTTCAACTTCGGTGTAAGCATGATAATCATCCTTTTCCCTTCGAGTTTTGGCATATCTTCAACTTTTCCAACTTCCTCAAGCGCATTGGCAAACTTCAAAAGCAAATGTTCTCCTCTTTCTTTGTAGACAATTGTTCTACCCACAAAATGTACATACGCCTTCACCTTTGAACCTTCTTTCAAAAAGTTTAGAGCATGTTTTAACTTAAATTCAAAATCATGATCATCCGTATTAGGACCAAATCTGATCTCTTTAACTACAACTTTATGAGTTTTAGCTTTAAGTTCTTTTTGCTTTTTCTTTTGCTCGTACTTAAACTTGGAGTAATCTGTGACTTTACAAACCGGAGGATCTGCATTCGGAGATATTTCTACCAGGTCTAACCCAACACCCTTAGCTATTTGAATCGCTTCCTGAATGGGATAAATCCCTTGTTCTATAT harbors:
- a CDS encoding peroxiredoxin → MKNYILSVGSVFPEFRKKTVVSLEKGKEFSEISSEDYKANNQWLVMFWWPKDFTFVCPTEIAEFNKRAQDFADRDAILIGASTDSEFVHHAWRNNHNDLRDLKFPMLADTNRSLAEELGILEAEEKVAYRATYIVDPTGIVRWVSLNDLSVGRNVNEVLRVLDALQTDELCPCNWTKGEATLAV
- a CDS encoding carboxymuconolactone decarboxylase family protein produces the protein MTTITSDTLTTLLREVGVESLNSGILTNIGEKYPKYLKDLRINVSNGFNSPNLSKKESYLIAYGVAINEKNQALIKGLESRSKEEGASEEEIAEIASCVSLLNANNVYYRFRHFTQKDFYTQTPAGIKMSIMTSPVTGKEFFELVSLVISALNGCEMCVNAHEESLLKLNSSQSRILDSIRLGAVLKSLASVL
- a CDS encoding erythromycin esterase family protein produces the protein MKPTTSSEKIKTNSPITIHSPLSSPADLDPLINLIGDSKYVLLGEASHGTHEYYIWRTVISKRLIEEKGFSFIAVEGDWPDCYQVNRFVKNYPDTPTKVTDLLKKFNRWPTWMWSNWEIAALAEWLKNHNLHLEDQHKAGFYGLDVYSLYESLDNMLKYLSTEDPEAAEYVKSAIHCFEPFHGDDHKHPGNISKICKEKVKALLLQIKNKLPGYDKDREAPLNTEQNAYVALNAERYYSEMLSFGSSSWNIRDIHMADTLERLMKFHGENAKAIIWEHNTHIGDARATDMKDDGLLNIGQILREKHQSDGVVLVGLGSYKGTVIAGSKWGAPMKVMEVPEAKADSIEAILHNESASNRLIISKKQKGVYRKSIPHRAIGVVYNPEREFWGNYVPSIMAERYDAFLFFDETKALHPLYITPNKSEMPETYPFGL
- a CDS encoding heavy-metal-associated domain-containing protein; amino-acid sequence: MYSGFEKHFLTAIIIVLVWGCQSENQQKTAEFYVRANCEMCEERIEAATTHLTGVESADFNLESHQLSVTYDSTMISELEIHKAIANVGHGTKLVPMSAAAHEKLPGCCKEIE
- a CDS encoding response regulator — encoded protein: MGLNSILLVDDDNITNFINKRLISKHLENPKIEVALNGEEGIDYIKDNCNSADRTCPELILLDINMPVMDGIEFLSIFNKMDFNNKDNVKVAILTTSSNQKDVDKVKNLGDFEYINKPLTEAKLKNLLSKNID
- the rplT gene encoding 50S ribosomal protein L20, translating into MPRSVPSVASRERRKKVLKAAKGYFGRRKNVHTVAKNAVEKGLVYAYIGRKQKKRHFRSLWIMRINAAAREQGLSYSKFMGKLNASGSKINRKVLADLALNDPAAFKAILQKVK
- the rpmI gene encoding 50S ribosomal protein L35 gives rise to the protein MPKVKVKSGAKKRFKVTGTGKIKRKHAFKSHILTKKSTKRKRGLTHATLVSNADMNNVKAMLQL
- the infC gene encoding translation initiation factor IF-3, which codes for MALQRGPRDRGPRQKEEPYNINEKIRAVKVRVVGENIEQGIYPIQEAIQIAKGVGLDLVEISPNADPPVCKVTDYSKFKYEQKKKQKELKAKTHKVVVKEIRFGPNTDDHDFEFKLKHALNFLKEGSKVKAYVHFVGRTIVYKERGEHLLLKFANALEEVGKVEDMPKLEGKRMIIMLTPKLKK